The following are encoded in a window of Halorarum salinum genomic DNA:
- a CDS encoding methytransferase partner Trm112, whose product MKESLLDIICCPLDKHDLELSVDEREDDEEIVSGTLTCTDCGEAYPIEDGIPNLLPPDMREA is encoded by the coding sequence ATGAAGGAGTCCCTGTTGGACATCATCTGCTGCCCGCTCGACAAGCACGACCTCGAACTCTCGGTCGACGAGCGCGAGGACGACGAGGAGATCGTCTCGGGGACGCTCACCTGCACCGACTGCGGCGAGGCGTACCCCATCGAGGACGGCATCCCGAACCTCCTCCCGCCGGACATGCGGGAGGCGTAA
- a CDS encoding DUF7527 domain-containing protein: MDSETVDAVTGWRSEPYSGGYGGLHELAEREFTGAVTDGTAWLFALNGRVVGVTGGTIESFEDADGTAYAAPDPSLPLLFAMREAGGETKAKYYTNDTPLSEADAKLSAGNFTGYVELSENVLSGDYYVVYHGGNRLACAFVGNSRETLTGDEAFERADDEVGIYEVRTVDVDVVDVPNPPEPDPEPDPEPDRSGTGSDAAAGASGAGAGTATPTEEPDADGARETPDAAADPAPGDDDEPSRTPDEPAATDGPTATGGSAEDPATNGDSPDAVDAGDGEGADPGRSPPVGSTAAEKAEEHERRRSEPDGSPPDPREESRAAKRRRDGEPTDAVAASESDPFSAEEQWRETRAIPSLDPDETGRAERPEASGRRPTNGRESVASGAGSSGTRDRADSPGEPGESESAGSSEPAEGGPTRSRSGSSTGTDARDEAEEAAERSRDGRRAEDAPDADDRGAVAEELSTAREELAAARSEVDRLREENDRLEGRIETLRTDLADARAKLSETGGDATEGRTVPPSRALAGTNLFVRYESKGEATLEKAHAGGTSGDEVNENLRLEVHTEFEDGDAVVGGRPYREWLADTIEYGFVEWVVRDLLYEIQATGNESAMRGLFDAIPKVDRAELDAVVDLVDEQGKKAEERRFDVVLRDRMGDPLVVANVTDSRDATTESMLDDLVEGASGVADQYDDLASAFHVTASFFEPGALESVADATGGGLLSRSKQKSFVKLSRKRGFHLCLVESRDGEFHVTVPEL; encoded by the coding sequence ATGGACAGCGAGACAGTCGACGCGGTGACCGGATGGAGATCCGAGCCGTATTCGGGGGGGTACGGCGGCCTCCACGAACTCGCCGAGCGCGAGTTCACCGGGGCGGTCACCGACGGAACGGCGTGGCTCTTCGCCCTGAACGGGCGCGTCGTCGGCGTGACCGGGGGGACCATCGAGTCCTTCGAGGACGCCGACGGCACGGCGTACGCCGCTCCCGACCCCTCGCTTCCGCTCCTCTTCGCCATGCGCGAGGCGGGCGGGGAGACGAAAGCGAAGTACTACACGAACGACACCCCGCTCTCGGAGGCGGACGCGAAGCTCTCGGCGGGCAACTTCACCGGCTACGTCGAGCTCTCGGAGAACGTGCTCTCGGGCGACTACTACGTGGTCTACCACGGCGGCAACCGGCTGGCGTGCGCGTTCGTCGGCAACAGCCGGGAGACGCTCACCGGCGACGAGGCGTTCGAGCGCGCCGACGACGAGGTCGGCATCTACGAGGTCAGGACCGTCGACGTCGACGTCGTCGACGTTCCGAACCCGCCTGAACCGGACCCGGAACCGGACCCGGAACCGGACCGGTCAGGGACGGGAAGCGACGCAGCCGCCGGCGCGTCCGGGGCCGGGGCCGGGACGGCGACGCCGACGGAGGAACCGGACGCCGACGGGGCCCGCGAGACGCCCGACGCCGCGGCCGACCCAGCGCCCGGGGACGACGACGAGCCGTCGCGGACGCCGGACGAGCCCGCCGCGACGGACGGGCCGACGGCGACGGGCGGTTCGGCCGAGGACCCCGCGACGAACGGCGACTCGCCCGACGCCGTCGACGCGGGCGACGGCGAGGGGGCGGACCCCGGCCGCTCCCCGCCGGTCGGCTCCACCGCCGCGGAGAAGGCCGAGGAGCACGAACGTCGACGGAGCGAGCCGGACGGGAGCCCGCCCGACCCCCGGGAGGAGTCCAGGGCCGCGAAGCGGCGACGCGACGGCGAGCCGACCGACGCCGTCGCCGCCTCGGAGTCGGACCCCTTCTCCGCGGAGGAGCAGTGGCGCGAGACGCGCGCCATCCCCTCGCTCGACCCCGACGAGACCGGACGGGCGGAGCGACCGGAGGCGTCCGGGCGCCGACCCACGAACGGACGGGAGAGCGTGGCCTCCGGCGCCGGCAGTTCCGGAACCCGGGACCGCGCCGACTCGCCCGGTGAGCCCGGGGAGTCCGAATCCGCCGGGTCGTCGGAGCCGGCCGAGGGGGGACCGACCCGGTCGCGGTCCGGGTCGTCGACCGGGACCGACGCCCGTGACGAGGCCGAGGAGGCCGCGGAACGGAGTCGGGACGGCCGGCGTGCCGAGGACGCTCCGGACGCGGACGACCGCGGGGCCGTCGCCGAGGAGTTATCGACCGCCCGCGAGGAACTGGCGGCGGCGCGCTCGGAGGTCGACCGCCTGCGCGAGGAGAACGACCGGCTCGAGGGACGGATCGAGACCCTGCGGACCGACCTGGCGGACGCGCGCGCGAAGCTCTCGGAGACCGGCGGCGACGCGACGGAGGGGCGAACCGTGCCCCCCTCGCGGGCGCTCGCGGGGACGAACCTCTTCGTCCGGTACGAATCCAAGGGGGAGGCGACCCTGGAGAAGGCCCACGCCGGCGGGACGTCCGGCGACGAGGTGAACGAGAACCTCCGGCTCGAGGTCCACACGGAGTTCGAGGACGGCGACGCGGTCGTCGGCGGGCGGCCGTACCGCGAGTGGCTCGCCGACACCATCGAGTACGGCTTCGTCGAGTGGGTCGTCCGCGACCTGCTGTACGAGATCCAGGCAACCGGCAACGAGTCGGCGATGCGCGGGCTGTTCGACGCCATCCCGAAGGTGGACCGGGCGGAACTCGACGCCGTCGTCGACCTCGTCGACGAGCAGGGGAAGAAGGCCGAGGAGCGGCGGTTCGACGTGGTGTTGCGCGACAGGATGGGCGACCCGCTCGTCGTCGCCAACGTCACGGACTCGCGGGACGCGACCACCGAGTCGATGCTCGACGACCTCGTCGAGGGCGCGAGCGGCGTCGCCGACCAGTACGACGACCTCGCGTCGGCGTTCCACGTCACCGCCTCCTTCTTCGAACCCGGCGCGCTGGAGTCGGTCGCCGACGCGACGGGCGGCGGCCTGCTCAGTCGGAGCAAGCAGAAGAGCTTCGTGAAGCTCTCACGGAAGCGCGGGTTCCACCTGTGTCTCGTGGAGTCGCGCGACGGGGAGTTCCACGTGACCGTCCCGGAACTGTAG
- a CDS encoding Lrp/AsnC family transcriptional regulator, translating into MTDPDLDDIDRAILYEVQKDARNNTNAAISERVGVSASTVGKRIARLEDHDVIEGYRPELDHERVGFPLHVLFICTVSITDREALITETLDLEGVLDVRELMTGRENVHIRVIGSSNDDITRIAQQLDGMGYTVTDEILMRDEYTKASDYFDVPPPDV; encoded by the coding sequence ATGACTGACCCGGACCTCGACGACATCGATCGAGCCATCCTCTACGAGGTACAGAAGGACGCACGTAACAACACGAACGCCGCGATCAGCGAACGCGTCGGCGTCTCGGCCAGCACCGTCGGCAAGCGCATCGCTCGGTTGGAGGACCACGACGTCATCGAGGGGTATCGTCCCGAACTCGATCACGAGCGGGTGGGCTTCCCGTTGCACGTGCTGTTCATCTGTACGGTCTCGATCACCGACCGCGAAGCCCTGATCACCGAGACGCTCGACCTCGAGGGCGTCCTCGACGTCCGGGAGCTCATGACCGGCCGGGAGAACGTCCACATCAGGGTCATCGGATCCTCGAACGACGACATCACCCGCATCGCCCAGCAACTCGACGGGATGGGCTACACGGTCACCGACGAGATTCTCATGCGGGACGAGTACACCAAGGCCTCGGACTACTTCGACGTCCCACCTCCGGACGTGTAA
- a CDS encoding DUF7524 family protein, with amino-acid sequence MSSEPLRVVLNGDRLNAADAPATFAADGPFTVVLDNRGAAVHVHLRFRDRLAELTAVGETNHYVDDGETHRVRVEAADVPEPVSGRLDVITGHGTDGTGVDVTLSPREGPRGVDVDESLSRPRGSEAGDGTTGYGGSDAGERSIGTLGFDSTTLLVAAFAALALAVGVAAAATLGSTVVTLGLVAVVLAVAAATYVLLN; translated from the coding sequence GTGTCCTCGGAACCGCTCCGGGTCGTCCTCAACGGCGACCGCCTGAACGCCGCGGACGCCCCCGCCACGTTCGCAGCCGACGGGCCGTTCACCGTCGTCCTCGACAACCGGGGGGCGGCCGTCCACGTCCACCTCCGGTTCCGCGACCGCCTCGCCGAACTCACGGCCGTCGGCGAGACGAACCACTACGTGGACGACGGGGAGACCCACCGGGTCAGGGTCGAGGCGGCGGACGTCCCCGAACCGGTCTCGGGCCGCCTCGACGTGATCACCGGCCACGGCACGGACGGGACCGGGGTTGACGTGACGCTCTCGCCCCGCGAGGGGCCGCGCGGCGTCGACGTCGACGAGTCGCTCTCGCGGCCGCGCGGGAGCGAGGCCGGGGACGGGACGACGGGGTACGGCGGATCGGACGCCGGCGAGCGGTCGATCGGTACCCTCGGGTTCGACTCGACGACGCTGCTCGTCGCCGCGTTCGCGGCCCTCGCGCTCGCGGTCGGCGTCGCCGCCGCGGCGACGCTGGGGAGCACCGTGGTCACGCTCGGACTGGTCGCGGTCGTCCTGGCGGTCGCGGCCGCGACGTACGTGCTCCTGAACTGA
- a CDS encoding HalOD1 output domain-containing protein: MIEAVAAREDTDSTNLDVPLFEAVDPEALNDLVRTADAGSDRSPLRIEFTYYGYDVSVSADGSVDVSADR; encoded by the coding sequence GTGATCGAAGCAGTTGCGGCCCGCGAGGACACCGACTCGACGAACCTCGACGTCCCGCTTTTCGAGGCGGTCGATCCGGAGGCGCTGAACGACCTCGTTCGGACTGCCGATGCGGGAAGCGACCGATCGCCGCTTCGGATCGAGTTCACCTACTACGGGTACGACGTGAGCGTCTCGGCCGACGGCTCGGTCGACGTCTCCGCGGACCGGTAA
- a CDS encoding adenylosuccinate synthase, which yields MTVTIVGSQLGDEGKGALVDLWGGEADVVVRYQGGDNAGHTVVEGGEEYALSLVPSGAVRDKVGVLGNGCVVNPRTLFEELEALRERGLDPDVRVARRAHVILPYHRRLDGIEEEAKADSDVKVGTTGRGIGPTYEDKAGRRGIRVGDLLDPDVLRERLEYAVPQKRALIEDVYGLEAGEECDVDALHGEFAAFGERLRENDMPVDAGEFLHEQWAAGRNVMFEGAQGTLIDVDHGNYPYVTSSNPTAGAAAVGSGVGPTVVGRGEVVGVVKAYLSRVGEGPLPTELDGEDEELADFIREKGGEFGTVTGRPRRIGWLDVPMLRHASRVSGFTGVAVNHVDVLAGLDELKVGHAYELDGERLETMPATTQEWARCEPVLREFEPWPGVDWDAVAEEGYAAVPDGAREYLEYVEEQVDAPVYAVGVGPDRDATVVRANPWE from the coding sequence ATGACCGTAACCATCGTCGGCTCCCAGCTCGGGGACGAGGGGAAGGGGGCGCTCGTCGATCTCTGGGGCGGGGAGGCCGACGTCGTCGTCCGGTATCAGGGCGGCGACAACGCCGGCCACACCGTCGTGGAGGGCGGCGAGGAGTACGCGCTCTCGCTCGTTCCCTCGGGCGCCGTCCGCGACAAGGTCGGCGTGCTCGGCAACGGCTGTGTCGTCAACCCTCGAACGCTGTTCGAGGAACTCGAGGCGCTCCGCGAGCGGGGACTCGACCCCGACGTCCGCGTCGCCCGCCGCGCGCACGTCATCCTCCCGTACCACCGGCGCCTCGACGGGATCGAGGAGGAGGCGAAGGCCGACTCGGACGTGAAGGTCGGCACGACCGGCCGCGGCATCGGCCCGACCTACGAGGACAAGGCCGGTCGCCGGGGGATCCGCGTCGGCGACCTGCTCGACCCCGACGTGCTCCGCGAGCGACTGGAGTACGCCGTCCCGCAGAAGCGCGCGCTGATCGAGGACGTGTACGGCCTCGAGGCGGGCGAGGAGTGCGACGTCGACGCGCTCCACGGGGAGTTCGCGGCGTTCGGCGAGCGCCTCCGCGAGAACGACATGCCCGTCGACGCCGGGGAGTTCCTCCACGAGCAGTGGGCCGCCGGGCGGAACGTCATGTTCGAGGGCGCCCAGGGGACGCTCATCGACGTCGACCACGGCAACTACCCGTACGTCACCTCCTCGAATCCGACCGCCGGTGCCGCCGCGGTCGGCTCCGGGGTCGGTCCGACCGTCGTCGGCCGGGGGGAGGTCGTGGGCGTCGTGAAGGCGTACCTCTCGCGGGTCGGCGAGGGGCCGCTCCCGACCGAGCTCGACGGCGAGGACGAGGAACTGGCCGACTTCATCCGCGAGAAGGGCGGGGAGTTCGGCACCGTCACCGGCCGCCCGCGCCGCATCGGCTGGCTCGACGTGCCGATGCTCCGGCACGCCTCCCGGGTGAGCGGGTTCACCGGCGTCGCCGTCAACCACGTGGACGTGCTCGCCGGCCTGGACGAGCTGAAGGTCGGACACGCGTACGAACTCGACGGCGAGCGGCTGGAGACGATGCCCGCGACGACCCAGGAGTGGGCCCGCTGTGAGCCCGTGCTCCGCGAGTTCGAGCCGTGGCCCGGGGTCGACTGGGACGCCGTGGCCGAGGAGGGGTACGCGGCGGTCCCGGACGGCGCCCGGGAGTACCTCGAGTACGTCGAGGAGCAGGTCGACGCGCCCGTCTACGCGGTCGGCGTCGGCCCCGACCGGGACGCGACGGTCGTCCGCGCGAACCCCTGGGAGTAG